In Malania oleifera isolate guangnan ecotype guangnan chromosome 8, ASM2987363v1, whole genome shotgun sequence, a single window of DNA contains:
- the LOC131161294 gene encoding endoglucanase 3-like — protein sequence MAFTTTLLSWAAIEYPEELGPQLRSTRDAIAWAADYLLKCATATPGKLYVQVGNPYQDHSCWQRPEDMSPGRPVFSVSADNPGSDVAGEIAAALAAASMVFRSVDGRYSDRLLGTAQKVMQFAMQHRGAYSNSISSVVCPFYCSYSGFMDELLWGNAWLYTATNNPSYLNNINSLGANDASNTFSWDNKFAGARVLLSKKALVNKDNTFQPFTQAAQNFICQILPKSPSSSTQYTPGGLLYKSDGSNTQYAMAISFLLATYSKYMATARYTFNCGSYQVTPATLQALVRQQVDYILGANPMGMSYMVGYGTRFPQKVHHRGASSPSKRVHPQPIDCQDSFQYLYSSSPDPNTLTGAIVGGPDSSDHYANDRNNYGQSEPTTYINAAVVGPLAYLAANSK from the exons ATGGCTTTCACCACCACCCTGCTTTCATGGGCGGCGATCGAGTACCCGGAGGAGTTGGGCCCCCAATTACGAAGTACTCGAGACGCCATTGCATGGGCTGCAGACTACCTTCTAAAGTGTGCCACTGCCACCCCGGGCAAGCTCTATGTCCAAGTAGGCAATCCTTACCAAGACCACAGCTGCTGGCAGCGGCCGGAGGACATGAGCCCTGGTCGGCCTGTCTTCTCGGTCTCAGCAGACAACCCGGGCTCGGACGTCGCCGGAGAGATCGCTGCTGCCCTAGCAGCTGCTTCGATGGTGTTCCGAAGCGTCGACGGGAGGTACTCAGATAGGCTCCTGGGCACTGCACAGAAGGTGATGCAGTTTGCAATGCAGCATAGGGGAGCATATAGCAACTCCATTTCATCAGTCGTCTGCCCCTTCTACTGCTCCTATTCTGGCTTCATG GATGAGCTGCTGTGGGGGAATGCATGGCTATATACCGCAACAAATAACCCTTCTTATCTTAATAATATAAACTCACTCGGAGCCAACGACGCAAGCAATACATTCAGTTGGGACAATAAATTCGCAGGTGCTCGTGTCCTCTTATCAAAG AAAGCTTTGGTGAACAAGGACAACACCTTCCAACCATTCACACAAGCAGCCCAAAATTTCATTTGTCAAATTCTACCAAAGTCACCTTCTTCGAGCACACAATATACCCCAG GGGGGCTACTGTACAAGTCTGATGGAAGCAATACGCAATATGCAATGGCAATTTCATTCTTGCTCGCCACCTACTCCAAGTACATGGCCACAGCAAGGTATACCTTTAACTGTGGCTCCTACCAGGTCACCCCAGCTACCCTCCAAGCCCTTGTTAGGCAACAG GTGGACTACATTTTAGGGGCGAACCCCATGGGGATGTCCTACATGGTAGGGTATGGAACACGCTTTCCCCAAAAGGTTCACCACAGAGGAGCATCCTCCCCTTCAAAGCGGGTCCACCCACAGCCCATCGACTGCCAAGACAGCTTCCAGTACCTCTACTCCTCCAGCCCCGACCCCAACACGCTGACCGGCGCCATCGTCGGCGGCCCCGACAGCAGCGACCACTACGCCAACGACCGGAACAACTACGGCCAATCGGAGCCCACCACGTACATCAACGCTGCCGTCGTCGGACCCCTGGCGTACCTTGCTGCCAATTCCAAGTAG